A genome region from Bacillota bacterium includes the following:
- a CDS encoding peptide chain release factor 2 codes for MFDVDQKRDQIEELNQIMAQPGFWDQADAAQKQVQTLKQLKQAVEAWEQVDQQLQDLQVILELTEDEPDSGLEQELMNGVSALDEAVSQLELHAMLDGEYDGHNAILTIHPGAGGTESQDWAEMLLRMYTRWAESRGYAVEILDLLAGDEAGIKSATLLISGPYAYGYLQAEKGVHRLVRISPFDASGRRHTSFASVEVMPEIDDDIELEIDPADLRVDTYRASGAGGQHVNKTDSAIRITHIPTGIVVQCQTERSQHQNRESAMKILRARLMERQLAEQQQKLAELKGEQQEIAWGNQIRSYVFCPYTMVKDHRTNAEMGDVDAVMDGEIDRFIEAYLKAK; via the coding sequence ATCTTTGACGTAGATCAGAAGCGCGATCAGATTGAGGAATTAAATCAGATTATGGCGCAGCCTGGATTTTGGGATCAGGCTGATGCTGCTCAAAAACAGGTGCAGACGCTGAAGCAGTTGAAACAGGCAGTGGAGGCTTGGGAGCAGGTCGATCAACAGCTTCAAGACCTGCAGGTTATCTTGGAACTGACTGAAGACGAGCCGGACTCCGGATTGGAACAGGAACTGATGAATGGGGTCAGCGCACTGGATGAAGCGGTAAGTCAGCTGGAGCTGCATGCTATGCTGGATGGAGAGTATGATGGACACAATGCGATTCTTACCATCCATCCTGGCGCAGGTGGTACCGAAAGCCAGGATTGGGCAGAAATGCTGCTCAGGATGTACACCCGCTGGGCGGAATCCCGCGGATATGCGGTTGAGATATTAGATCTGCTTGCTGGAGATGAAGCCGGCATTAAGAGCGCTACACTCTTGATTTCCGGACCTTATGCCTATGGATATCTGCAGGCTGAAAAAGGTGTGCACCGACTGGTGCGGATCTCGCCTTTTGATGCTTCCGGCAGGCGCCACACCTCATTTGCATCGGTAGAAGTGATGCCGGAAATTGATGATGATATTGAGCTGGAAATTGATCCAGCGGATCTGCGGGTCGATACTTACCGGGCCAGCGGGGCCGGAGGACAGCATGTTAATAAAACCGACTCAGCGATCAGAATTACCCATATTCCCACCGGTATCGTGGTACAGTGCCAGACCGAACGCTCACAGCACCAAAACAGGGAGTCAGCTATGAAAATCCTAAGAGCGCGGCTGATGGAGCGCCAACTGGCAGAACAGCAGCAGAAGCTGGCTGAACTCAAAGGCGAGCAGCAGGAGATCGCTTGGGGCAATCAAATTCGCTCCTATGTATTCTGCCCATATACGATGGTTAAGGATCACCGCACCAACGCAGAAATGGGCGATGTAGACGCGGTAATGGATGGAGAGATTGACCGCTTTATCGAGGCTTATCTGAAAGCAAAATAA
- the csrA gene encoding carbon storage regulator CsrA: protein MLVLTRKINESIIIGDDIKIIVVDVRGDQVKLGIEAPKDVSVHREEIYADIQQENKRAVLSKHFNVDQLSQLLHNSPGNSVKNSKSD from the coding sequence ATGCTTGTACTGACTAGGAAAATCAACGAGAGCATCATTATTGGCGATGATATAAAAATCATTGTAGTAGATGTGCGCGGTGATCAGGTTAAGCTGGGCATCGAAGCACCTAAAGATGTTAGTGTTCATCGCGAAGAGATTTATGCAGATATTCAGCAGGAAAACAAGCGGGCTGTACTATCGAAACATTTCAATGTAGATCAATTAAGCCAACTGCTGCACAATTCGCCGGGGAATTCTGTCAAAAACTCGAAATCTGATTAA
- a CDS encoding flagellar assembly protein FliW — translation MKIETTRFGTLEVDPEQIIDFPEGILGFEDYHQFVIVEQPESMFCFLQSVEEPWLCFVIMMPELLRHDYQVKLEPQHVKQLGFEDSKDGQVFVIVTVPEDVSEMTANLQAPLVINRKTKLAKQVVLMDGLYSIRHNVLAELQRSSFLAAKQAAE, via the coding sequence GTGAAAATTGAAACCACACGCTTTGGTACATTGGAAGTTGACCCTGAGCAGATAATCGATTTTCCCGAGGGAATTTTGGGTTTTGAAGATTATCATCAATTTGTGATTGTTGAGCAGCCGGAGAGCATGTTCTGTTTCCTGCAATCTGTTGAAGAACCTTGGCTTTGTTTTGTGATTATGATGCCGGAGCTTCTGCGCCATGACTATCAAGTGAAACTTGAGCCCCAGCATGTCAAGCAGCTGGGTTTTGAGGATTCTAAGGATGGGCAGGTTTTTGTAATTGTTACAGTCCCTGAAGACGTCTCGGAAATGACAGCTAATCTGCAAGCGCCGTTAGTGATTAATCGGAAGACAAAGCTGGCTAAACAGGTTGTTTTAATGGATGGTTTGTATAGCATTAGACATAATGTCCTGGCAGAACTGCAGCGCTCTTCATTTTTAGCAGCTAAACAGGCAGCTGAGTAG
- the secA gene encoding preprotein translocase subunit SecA, giving the protein MLGLFKKIFDSSKREITRLMTVVERINSLEPEMETLSDAELRAKTDEFKQRLNAGESLDELLPEAFAVVREAGKRTIGQRHYDVQLMGGIVLHQGRIAEMKTGEGKTLAATLPVYLNALTGKGVHVVTVNDYLAKRDAEWMGQIYRFLGMSVGVIVHEKEFDERSEAYRCDITYGTNNEFGFDYLRDNMAQAPEQLVQRGLNYAIVDEVDSILIDEARTPLIISGIGEESAGHYVQFAQIVPRLQNEVDYTVDEKLRTAAMTEAGVAKVEKMLGIDNLFDDRHFALNHYLIQALKAYTLFKRDRDYVVKDGEVIIVDEFTGRLMPGRRYSDGLHQAIEAKENVRVAQESKTLASITFQNYFRMYDKLAGMTGTAETEEEEFRRIYGMDVVVIPTNKPMIRIDHPDLVYKTTAAKFAAVVREIEEKHKKGQPVLVGTISIERSEELSRMLKKIGIPHQVLNAKYHELEAEIIKNAGQPGAVTIATNMAGRGTDIVLGEGVAKLGGLHVIGTERHESRRIDNQLRGRSGRQGDPGSSRFYVSMEDDLMRLFGSEMISGLMERLGWEDDQPIEHSQISRAIENAQKKVENRNFEARKQVLEYDNVLNQQRELIYEQRRTVLLGTNIQEYIETVFTNAFKHITEEYADEKLAVEEWNLDGLIARYQDITTKPLPLTKEDLAGMKAEEIAAELGRLALAAYQEREQEFGAETMRRIEYLVLLQIIDRKWMEHLSDMESLKEGIGLRAYGQRDPLMEYRFEAYEMFNRMVQSIQEDCVRMLFRVRLVDRQDAEEEAEQRMRQMRQMRTNRDSEDSRPRTPRTVQKIGRNDPCPCGSGKKYKKCCGK; this is encoded by the coding sequence ATGCTCGGATTGTTTAAGAAGATTTTTGACAGCAGTAAAAGAGAGATAACACGGTTAATGACAGTAGTTGAGCGGATTAACAGTTTAGAACCTGAAATGGAAACCCTTTCTGATGCTGAACTGAGAGCAAAGACAGATGAGTTCAAGCAGCGATTGAATGCTGGCGAAAGCTTAGATGAGCTTCTTCCCGAAGCTTTTGCTGTGGTGCGGGAGGCAGGTAAACGCACTATTGGTCAGCGCCATTATGATGTGCAGCTGATGGGCGGAATTGTGCTCCATCAGGGACGGATTGCGGAAATGAAAACCGGCGAAGGTAAAACTCTCGCGGCTACACTGCCAGTGTATTTAAATGCCCTGACTGGAAAAGGAGTGCATGTCGTTACAGTAAACGATTACTTAGCCAAGCGCGATGCGGAGTGGATGGGGCAGATTTACCGCTTTCTCGGCATGTCAGTTGGCGTAATTGTGCATGAGAAGGAGTTTGACGAGCGGTCAGAAGCATACCGATGCGATATTACCTACGGAACCAACAATGAGTTTGGTTTTGACTACCTTCGGGATAATATGGCTCAAGCTCCGGAGCAATTGGTTCAGCGCGGGCTGAATTATGCTATTGTTGACGAGGTAGACTCGATTTTAATCGATGAAGCGCGTACCCCTCTGATTATTTCCGGCATAGGTGAAGAATCGGCAGGACACTATGTGCAGTTTGCGCAAATTGTGCCGCGGCTGCAGAATGAAGTTGACTACACAGTGGATGAAAAACTGCGCACAGCGGCTATGACAGAAGCAGGCGTTGCCAAAGTAGAAAAAATGCTTGGCATCGATAACCTATTCGATGATCGCCACTTTGCCTTAAATCACTATTTAATTCAAGCCCTCAAAGCCTATACACTGTTTAAGCGGGATCGGGATTATGTTGTTAAGGACGGAGAGGTAATAATTGTTGACGAATTCACCGGCCGCTTAATGCCGGGGCGCCGCTATTCAGACGGCCTGCACCAAGCGATTGAGGCAAAGGAGAATGTTCGGGTTGCCCAGGAGAGCAAAACCCTGGCTTCGATTACATTTCAGAACTATTTTCGGATGTATGATAAGCTGGCGGGCATGACCGGTACAGCGGAAACTGAGGAAGAAGAGTTCCGGCGGATTTACGGCATGGATGTAGTGGTTATTCCCACCAATAAACCAATGATTAGGATCGATCATCCTGATCTGGTCTATAAAACGACCGCAGCTAAGTTTGCTGCCGTGGTTAGGGAGATTGAAGAGAAGCATAAGAAAGGCCAGCCGGTGCTGGTGGGAACAATTTCCATCGAGCGGTCGGAAGAACTGAGCAGAATGCTGAAAAAAATCGGCATCCCTCATCAAGTCTTAAACGCTAAGTATCATGAGCTGGAGGCGGAGATTATTAAAAACGCCGGTCAGCCAGGAGCAGTAACAATTGCTACTAACATGGCTGGACGCGGTACAGATATTGTTTTAGGTGAAGGTGTGGCAAAACTGGGCGGACTGCATGTGATCGGTACCGAACGCCATGAGTCGCGGCGGATTGACAATCAGCTCCGCGGCCGCTCGGGACGTCAGGGTGACCCGGGTTCTTCCCGCTTCTATGTGTCTATGGAAGATGATCTGATGCGGCTTTTTGGCAGTGAAATGATCAGCGGCTTAATGGAGCGCCTCGGTTGGGAAGATGATCAGCCAATTGAGCATTCCCAGATCAGCAGAGCCATTGAAAATGCCCAGAAAAAAGTGGAAAACCGCAATTTTGAAGCCCGCAAGCAGGTTCTGGAATACGACAATGTTCTCAACCAGCAGCGCGAACTTATCTATGAGCAGCGCCGCACAGTTCTGCTGGGTACTAATATTCAAGAGTATATTGAAACCGTATTTACTAATGCGTTTAAGCACATAACTGAGGAATATGCAGACGAAAAACTTGCAGTAGAAGAATGGAACTTGGATGGATTAATCGCCCGCTATCAGGATATTACGACCAAGCCACTGCCGCTGACCAAAGAGGATCTGGCGGGGATGAAGGCTGAGGAAATAGCTGCTGAGCTTGGGAGATTAGCACTGGCGGCTTATCAAGAGCGGGAGCAAGAATTCGGCGCTGAGACTATGCGCAGAATTGAATATTTAGTATTGCTGCAGATTATCGATCGCAAGTGGATGGAGCACTTAAGCGACATGGAGAGTCTCAAGGAAGGTATTGGCTTAAGGGCTTATGGACAGCGCGATCCACTGATGGAGTATAGATTTGAAGCATATGAGATGTTCAACAGAATGGTGCAGAGCATCCAAGAAGACTGCGTGCGAATGCTGTTTAGAGTTCGTCTGGTAGATCGGCAGGATGCAGAGGAAGAAGCTGAACAGCGGATGCGGCAGATGCGGCAGATGCGGACCAACCGCGACAGTGAGGATAGTCGTCCGCGCACACCCCGGACTGTTCAGAAAATTGGCCGAAATGATCCATGTCCGTGCGGCAGTGGTAAAAAATATAAAAAATGCTGTGGAAAGTAG
- the raiA gene encoding ribosome-associated translation inhibitor RaiA, with product MKIVVKSKNLEITPALRAYAEKKITKFEKFITAANGDYESLAEMMMRTEREVHIAELTIEFRGLVLRGEGRTDDMYNSIDEAVDKIERQWNKFKTRIHRKLQGPKISEIAPPVDDGLRSPENLEREFRVVKIKRFDYKPMSVEEAIMQMELLGHDFFVFTNADDDEINVVYKRRDGNYGLIEPE from the coding sequence ATGAAAATCGTCGTCAAAAGTAAGAATCTCGAAATTACTCCCGCTTTACGTGCTTATGCCGAAAAGAAGATCACCAAGTTCGAAAAGTTTATTACCGCTGCCAATGGTGACTATGAATCGCTTGCTGAGATGATGATGCGGACGGAAAGAGAAGTTCATATTGCTGAGTTAACAATAGAGTTTAGAGGTTTGGTCCTTCGGGGTGAAGGCCGCACCGACGATATGTACAATTCGATTGATGAAGCCGTTGATAAAATCGAACGTCAGTGGAACAAGTTTAAAACCAGAATTCACAGAAAACTTCAAGGGCCAAAGATCAGTGAAATCGCTCCTCCTGTTGATGATGGATTGCGCTCTCCCGAAAACCTTGAGCGGGAGTTTAGGGTGGTAAAGATTAAGCGTTTTGACTATAAGCCGATGAGTGTGGAGGAAGCGATCATGCAGATGGAGCTTCTGGGACATGACTTCTTTGTTTTCACCAATGCTGACGATGATGAAATCAATGTAGTTTATAAACGCCGCGATGGCAACTACGGACTGATAGAACCTGAGTAG
- a CDS encoding DUF2993 domain-containing protein yields MRPRVIIWVLILTAVLLLPRIVLPGLFEKTVVEYLEAELGGESQIKIQTRFGWELLFGRFASISIYGRNWNLNGLPIAAFELSSRDAAIDVQRLLQNGDFAYLGAEELHAELILSEAGLNQYFWERLDRNQLFTIDLRENQAALNGTVELWQISWSVSLLTELQIIDPAQIVIMPVDFLIEDTRVPSLLLELVSEAYTLQIDLGDLPIPIQLDEIRIKEDRIELYGSGA; encoded by the coding sequence GTGCGACCAAGGGTGATTATTTGGGTGCTGATTCTGACTGCAGTACTTTTGCTGCCGCGGATTGTGCTGCCCGGTTTGTTTGAAAAGACTGTTGTTGAGTATTTGGAAGCAGAGTTGGGCGGCGAGTCTCAAATAAAGATTCAAACTAGATTCGGATGGGAACTTCTCTTTGGCAGATTTGCGTCTATCAGCATCTACGGTAGAAACTGGAATCTAAATGGCCTGCCGATAGCAGCCTTTGAGCTTTCGAGCAGAGATGCGGCCATTGATGTCCAGCGGTTGCTGCAGAATGGAGATTTTGCTTATTTGGGAGCAGAAGAGCTCCACGCGGAGCTGATTTTATCTGAAGCCGGTTTGAACCAGTATTTTTGGGAGCGACTGGATCGCAACCAGCTGTTTACAATCGATCTGCGGGAAAACCAGGCTGCCCTAAATGGTACGGTGGAGTTATGGCAGATCAGCTGGAGTGTGAGTCTGCTGACCGAACTGCAGATTATTGATCCAGCCCAGATAGTGATTATGCCGGTTGATTTTCTGATTGAAGATACAAGGGTTCCCTCGCTGCTGCTAGAACTAGTTAGTGAGGCGTATACGCTGCAGATCGATCTCGGTGATCTGCCGATTCCGATCCAGCTGGATGAAATCAGGATCAAAGAAGATCGGATTGAACTTTATGGAAGCGGGGCTTGA
- the fliS gene encoding flagellar export chaperone FliS, giving the protein MNSYALQAYKNVKVNTASNGDLIVMLFDGAIRFANQAINCIDESDIAGAHNKLVRAQDIMTELISALNMDVGEIAQNLYQLYTFINQLLIQANVNKDPVLIQQAIKLLTELRDMWHEVVEQA; this is encoded by the coding sequence ATGAATTCATATGCTTTACAGGCTTATAAAAATGTGAAAGTTAATACCGCATCAAACGGTGATTTGATCGTGATGCTTTTTGATGGAGCAATTCGTTTTGCCAATCAGGCAATCAACTGCATTGACGAATCTGATATTGCCGGTGCCCACAATAAATTAGTAAGGGCTCAGGATATTATGACAGAGTTAATATCCGCTTTAAACATGGATGTTGGCGAGATAGCGCAGAATTTATACCAGCTCTACACATTTATCAATCAACTTTTGATTCAAGCAAATGTCAACAAGGATCCGGTTTTGATCCAGCAGGCCATCAAGCTCTTAACTGAACTGCGGGACATGTGGCATGAGGTGGTGGAGCAAGCTTGA
- a CDS encoding cold-shock protein, translating into MQGRVKWFNAEKGYGFIEREDGGDVFVHFSAIQEDGFKTLEEGQVVEFDIVEGERGPQASNVVKL; encoded by the coding sequence ATGCAAGGCAGAGTAAAATGGTTTAACGCTGAGAAGGGCTATGGATTCATCGAGAGAGAAGATGGTGGAGACGTTTTTGTACACTTCTCAGCAATCCAGGAAGACGGATTCAAAACATTAGAAGAAGGACAAGTCGTTGAATTTGACATTGTTGAAGGAGAAAGAGGACCGCAAGCTTCTAACGTTGTGAAATTGTAA
- the flgK gene encoding flagellar hook-associated protein FlgK, whose protein sequence is MRTTFSGIEIARRALQAQQMSLDTVGQNIANANTKGYSRQVAVHNPSMPYPIPQFTHNPANGMLGTGVEVAQITRMRDDFVEMRLRQEQHNVNYWQTISDGLEQVELIFNEPSDNGIHHALELYWDSLQDLSLSPENEAVRSVVLQRAEVLAEAVQHVRFQLGKLRDNMNNLVQVKVSEINSYAQRIADLNRQIVKVNAAGYQPNDLLDQRDQLLQELSELTNIEVVTDTYGSVTVSISGATLVQRTEVFELKVVSSNDPIIPQYDRVEVVWEGANSKAEFNKGELAGILNFRDDYIQDYITELNQWTADFMHNVNSIHMQGYDLEGGTGRPFFVTVDGSWNVTAEDDPSLSIRVALQDAREIAASSRQENGETVVGNGEIALALAQLRNNPMVGREITIAQSFNALIAKIGVDALEGTSMVKNGEALVNHLENMRESVSGVNLDEEMADMIRFQHAYASAARFMTTMDQILEIIVNRLGLFGR, encoded by the coding sequence ATGCGAACAACATTCAGTGGGATAGAAATTGCACGCCGCGCCCTACAGGCACAGCAGATGTCATTAGACACTGTCGGCCAGAATATCGCCAATGCAAATACGAAGGGATATTCCCGTCAGGTAGCGGTTCACAATCCCAGCATGCCGTATCCCATACCTCAATTTACCCATAATCCTGCTAATGGTATGCTGGGAACTGGGGTGGAAGTGGCTCAGATTACTCGTATGCGTGATGACTTTGTGGAGATGCGGCTGCGGCAGGAGCAGCACAATGTTAACTATTGGCAGACGATCAGCGATGGTTTGGAGCAGGTAGAACTGATTTTTAACGAACCATCCGACAATGGTATTCATCATGCTTTAGAGCTGTACTGGGATTCACTTCAGGACTTAAGCTTAAGTCCGGAAAACGAAGCGGTGCGTTCCGTGGTGCTGCAGCGAGCCGAAGTTTTGGCGGAAGCTGTACAGCACGTCCGGTTCCAGCTTGGAAAACTGCGAGATAATATGAATAATCTCGTGCAGGTTAAGGTCAGCGAGATTAATTCTTATGCGCAGCGGATCGCAGATTTAAACCGCCAGATTGTAAAGGTGAACGCCGCTGGCTACCAGCCCAACGATCTGCTGGATCAGCGCGACCAACTGCTGCAGGAACTGTCGGAGCTTACTAATATCGAAGTTGTAACCGATACGTATGGTTCAGTTACAGTCAGCATCAGCGGGGCCACTTTAGTTCAGAGAACGGAAGTTTTTGAACTGAAAGTAGTTTCATCTAACGACCCAATAATACCTCAATATGATCGAGTTGAAGTAGTGTGGGAAGGAGCCAACTCCAAGGCTGAGTTTAATAAAGGCGAGTTGGCAGGAATCTTGAATTTCCGCGATGATTATATCCAGGATTATATTACAGAGCTTAATCAGTGGACAGCAGACTTTATGCATAATGTGAATTCAATCCACATGCAGGGCTATGATCTGGAAGGCGGGACCGGCAGGCCGTTTTTTGTAACGGTCGATGGTTCTTGGAATGTTACTGCTGAAGATGATCCCAGTCTTAGCATAAGAGTTGCCCTGCAAGATGCAAGAGAAATTGCTGCCAGCTCCCGGCAGGAAAATGGGGAGACCGTAGTCGGTAACGGTGAAATCGCTTTAGCCCTTGCCCAGCTCCGGAACAATCCGATGGTCGGCAGGGAAATCACCATTGCTCAGTCATTTAACGCCTTGATTGCAAAAATCGGCGTCGACGCTTTAGAAGGCACTTCGATGGTAAAAAATGGCGAAGCACTGGTGAATCACTTGGAGAATATGCGGGAATCAGTGTCCGGTGTAAATCTGGATGAAGAAATGGCGGATATGATTCGCTTTCAGCATGCCTATGCATCCGCCGCCAGGTTTATGACAACCATGGATCAGATCTTAGAGATAATTGTCAACCGCCTTGGCTTGTTCGGCAGGTAG
- the flgL gene encoding flagellar hook-associated protein FlgL, whose protein sequence is MRVTNNTLTNNMLRHLNAGLGRLDRYQQQLASGKRVLKPSDDPAAVINVLELRTSLTENNQLLKNVDTASSWLQSIDTVLASTTSVLHRAKELSVYAANDTLSGDDRAAIQRELEQLFDNLLQLSNSTHSGKYVFAGQKSTTVPYQRASTDPADPGYYRIAYHGGSSIQNSSELKVEIGANSVIDINIIRTSINTDGEAEDQLFMPIFGALSELINDLDQGMTDKLGAEHLEALEAALDGVLATRAEVGAKLNRIELAEERLKDLEVNFNKLLSGTQDIDVAETIMMLKSEENAYRIALSVGARIIQPTLVDFLR, encoded by the coding sequence GTGCGGGTTACTAATAATACATTGACAAACAACATGCTTCGGCATTTAAATGCCGGTTTAGGCAGGCTTGACCGCTATCAGCAGCAGTTGGCCAGCGGCAAGCGCGTTCTAAAACCATCTGATGATCCGGCTGCGGTGATTAATGTTTTGGAACTGCGAACTTCACTGACCGAAAACAATCAACTGTTGAAGAATGTTGATACTGCATCTTCATGGCTGCAGTCGATAGATACTGTGCTGGCATCAACAACCAGTGTGCTGCACAGGGCAAAAGAACTGTCTGTATATGCTGCCAATGATACACTCAGTGGAGATGATCGGGCAGCGATCCAGCGAGAATTGGAGCAACTTTTCGATAACCTGCTCCAGTTATCCAACTCAACGCACAGCGGCAAATATGTGTTTGCCGGTCAAAAAAGTACTACTGTTCCCTATCAGCGGGCCAGCACTGATCCGGCAGACCCTGGTTATTACCGAATTGCTTATCACGGCGGCAGCTCAATCCAGAATTCCAGTGAGCTGAAGGTAGAAATCGGAGCCAACTCAGTTATTGATATCAATATAATCAGGACCAGCATCAATACTGACGGCGAGGCAGAGGACCAGCTGTTTATGCCGATCTTCGGCGCGCTGTCAGAGCTAATTAATGATTTAGACCAGGGAATGACAGACAAACTGGGCGCCGAGCATTTAGAGGCATTGGAGGCTGCGCTGGATGGTGTTTTAGCCACTCGGGCTGAAGTCGGTGCTAAGCTGAACCGCATCGAATTGGCAGAAGAAAGGCTTAAGGATTTAGAAGTAAACTTTAACAAGCTCTTAAGTGGTACACAGGATATAGATGTTGCAGAGACGATTATGATGCTGAAGAGCGAGGAGAACGCTTATCGGATCGCCTTGTCTGTAGGAGCCAGGATTATTCAACCGACATTGGTAGATTTTCTCAGATAG
- a CDS encoding flagellar protein FlaG, producing MIRTDFAIKSNQQMQMVKPNNQNQDVVERHRVEQQSGVNQHGVQGDKTQIDQEQLYDAVENLNKTMRIFDRGLEFSIHEDTNRIMVKVIDRSDHAKEEVIREIPPERVLDMIAAIMDMIGLLVDHRA from the coding sequence ATGATTCGAACTGATTTCGCCATCAAAAGTAATCAGCAAATGCAGATGGTGAAACCTAACAATCAGAATCAGGATGTGGTTGAAAGACATCGTGTTGAGCAGCAGAGTGGGGTAAACCAACACGGGGTTCAGGGTGATAAAACCCAAATTGATCAGGAGCAGCTGTACGATGCAGTAGAGAATCTCAACAAGACCATGAGAATCTTTGACCGGGGGTTAGAGTTTTCAATCCATGAGGATACCAATCGAATTATGGTAAAAGTGATTGACCGCTCCGACCATGCTAAGGAAGAGGTGATCAGGGAGATTCCGCCCGAAAGAGTCTTGGATATGATCGCTGCAATTATGGACATGATTGGGCTGCTGGTTGACCATCGCGCTTAG